TGATTCTCCATAACCTGTGTTAATTGAGGAAATTGGTGTTACGGAGTTGAAAATCGGGCTTTCTCCTGATTGCTGTGCCATAGCTATATTACAAAGCATGAGGCATGATAATGTACCGATTAAAAATTGACGAAAAATTTTCACAGAGAAAAAATTTTAGATGATAAATACTTTTGGTTGGTTTAAAAAAAACTCAATCGCCAAATTAATGAGTAGCTCTGTTATATAAAAGAATTTAGTGCGTTTTTTTTACATTGAATAAAAGAAAGTTGTTTGTTTAAACTTAATATATAGTACCCACAAACTTTCTACGTCTTAGGCTATTTTTAAGTTAAATTCTGCAAAATAACAAATATATTTGCCTTCTGTATATTTGCTTATTCCCATGACGAGAATAAAATTTTTGATTTTGGTTTGGCTGGTGCTGCCGTTTGCATTGCAAGCACAATATTCTTTTTTACCCGAAACCGCTTGGACAGCCGAAGGCAAAACCCTTGCAGGCAAAAAGGAAGGAACTTGGCGTTATTTTGATGCCAGTAAAGTGTTACGTTTGCTAATTAATTATAAATCAGATGCTTATTACGGTCAATGCGTGAGCTATACGCCTGCGGGTGTGGTGGCTTGCGAAGCCGAATTTGTGTCGGGTTTCCGCAATGGCCGTTATAAAGAAAATTACCCAGACGGCAAGCCGCAACTCAATACGATGTATATGCTCAATGAGTTGGAAGGAGAATATACAGCGTATTATCCCAACGGGAATATCTCGGAAAAAGGTCGCTACAAAGATAGCATTCGTACCGACGAATGGACGACTTATTACCAAGATGGCAAACGCCGCACGAACGGTTCTTACTATAATGGTCTGCCCGACGATGTTTGGACGTTTTATTACAAAAATGGCCAAGTACAACGCCGAGAAGAGTGGGATAGAGGCTTGATTTTGAATGTATTGGAACTGAATACCGAACAAGGAAAGAAACTGGAAGCTGGCACGCTGCGCGAAGGAAACGGCACGATTAAGCAATATTCGCCCGAAGGCGTGTTGTTGGCCGAACGTACTTGTACTAATGGCGTGGTGTCGGGCAAGGCGTTTACCTACACGGACAAAGGCAAGGTGAAAACCGAAGTCATGTACGTGAAAGGCAAGCGACAAGGTACGATGAAAGAGTTTGACGCCAGCGGCAATGTAATCGGCCAAGTGCAATACATCGACGACAAGGAAGAAGGCGCGAGCAAAGAGTTTTATCCGTCGGGGAAAGTGGCCGCACAAGGTTTTTACAAAGATGGCGAAGAAGACAGCACTTGGACGGAATACTACGAAACAGGCGAGACCATGTCCAAAACTTCCTACAAAAAAGGAGAGCCAGACGGCAAATGGACGCAGTATTTTGTGAGCGGACAAATCGCCACGCAAGGCAGCTATAAGGCAGGTAAAAAAGATGGTTTGTGGCAGATTTTCTATGAGTCGGGCAAAGTATATGAGACTGGTAATTTTGTAAATGGCAAAAAATCAGGCACTTGGAAAACCTATTACGATAACGGGAAACTCATGTCGGAAGGCAGTTTTGCGGATGGTTATGCCGATGGCATTTGGAAAAAATATCACCCCAACGGCAAAAAAGAGTCGGAAGGCCGCATGGTCGGCGGCTTGGAAACAGGCTTGTGGCGCGAATACACCGAAAGCGAAGTGTTGATTTCGGAAGGAAACTACAACAAAGGCGCGGAAGATGGTGTTTGGAAAAGTTTTTATAAAAACGGCAAAGTGATGCAAGAAGAAACTTGGCAAAACGGCAAATTAGTGTCGGTGGGCGAGTTGCTTTCTGCATCGGGCAAACCACTGGACAAAGGTACGTTCAAGGACGGAAACGGCACGCGCAAACAATATCACCAAAACGGCAAATTGATGTCGGAAGGCGAATATGCGGCAGGCGTTCAGACGGGAACTTGGAAATTTTACCACGACAACGGCAAACTTGCGGGACAAGGTGCGTTTCGCAGCGGCAGCCGCGACGGGCTTTGGAAATTCTATGATATAAAGGGACGAATAGAGTCGGAAGGATATTACATCAACGACGAAGCCGACGGCCTTTGGAAGTATTATGACGCAAAAGGCAAAGTTCGTCAGACGCTTAGCCTCAAAGAACCCGAAACCCGCTAAATCGGACAAGAATTTTTAGCATATAAAAAAACGCAAAGGCCTTGGAGTTTTCCGAGGCCTTTGCGTTTTTTTGTGGGATTAGATATGCCGTTTTACTCTTTTAAATTTCGTAGTTGTTCTATTTGTTCAACGGTTAGGCCTGTTGCTTTTTCTATAAAATTGTTATCAGAACCTAATGAAATTAAGTTTTTGGCAATCATACTTTTCTCATCTTTCCTTACTTTGTCCTCTGCCTCTACTTTCAGCGAAAGAGCTTCACTTGCTTTTACGTGCAAATAATCCAAGTAACGACTGTAGCCGTATTGCTGTTCCTTGTCCAAACGCATAATGTCCAACACTTCTTTTGCCTCTGATAATCCTTTTGCCCTGAACTCGTCTTTTACTTCACTGTTTTTGAGGAAGTAAACCCACTCGTCCAGCGTATCTTTTGCTACATCATCGAATTGATTGACTTTGATAATGTAGTATTCAGGGAAAATATCCGAAACATTTTGTTTCGTAAAAGTTTCTTTTTGCTTGCTTGAAAGTTGCAAAAGGTCTTTTTCGTGCAAGCCTTGGAAACTTGTAACTCCTTTATAAACATAATCTTTACCCTGTCCCAAGTCAAAATAAACGATATTGATAGAAATTACTTTTTTGATTTCAGCATAAGGTTGCCCTAAACTCAAATTTTCAGTCAAAGCCTTTGAAGCACCATAAGCCATACGATGGAAATAATCGATTTCGTAGGTATTTTGAATTTCTACAATAACTAATTCATTTTTAGAATTTTGTGTTAAAATATCTATGCGGTTATACTTGTCCTCGTCTGTTTCTTGATTGCTTTCACTTTCCAAAATCTTCTGGATTTTGATGTCTTCAAACAAAAGTTCTGACAAAAAGCCCTCTAAAACAACAAAGTTAGCCTTGTTACGAAGTAGTTTTTTTACTGCCCAATCAAAACGAATTAGCTTTTTGCTCATATTGTTTGTCTTTTTTTGCTCTGCTACAAAGATACAAAAAATAAAAAAGCAAGCCTTTTTTGACTTGCTTTCTGAGACTATTGGCTTTGTATGAGAACATTATTCAACTCATATCATAAAGTTTTAAATCACAAAGGCCTTGGAGTTTTCCGAGGCCTTTGGTTTATGAGATTAGAAGTGTGAATGTGTTATTGAAGAATGTTAGCCCAACATTTGCACAAATGCCCAATAAAATTATAAATGTTGAATTTACAACTGTCAATCTTATTGTTAGGCACAGTATATTCTAGTTCTTATATGTTGTATTACAATAGGGATGAGTTAACTGTCCATTGTCTGCACTTCCTTTGCCTCCGTCTTCTTTTCTAGTAATGTGGTCGATGGTCATTGCATTTTTATGGATAAATCCATCGCATATTCCGCATCTTAGACCATTTTTAATTGCTTCTTTAATAAAAACTTCAGATTTAGATTCAGTAGTGAAATTATTAAATATCTCCTTTTCTTCTGTGAGTGCAGAGAGCGTTAAGTAATTAAATTTAGGAAGTTTAATTATTTCATCTACAGATTTATTAATGTCGAGGTTTTGACTTAATAAATTCATCATTTCTATATATAAGTCTACTACATGAGGAATTGCAGCATATGCTCCCCTGTACTTTCTGGTCATTTGTTGAATTAAATAGTCATAATTCAACAAAAAATCTTCAAACTTTCTTCGAACCTTAATAAAATCATTGTATTTATTTTTTTTATCGAGTTCCTTAATGAAAGCCAAAGTATAATAGAAAGAGGCTGGTTTATGCTTGCCTTCATTTGAATAAAAATAAACTATCGGATGAAGTCCTAATGAAGAAGGATGAACGCTGTTAATCCTCCATGCAATTTTTCTTGCACTTTTAAGATATTTAATAGTTTCAGAGCCATCTAAATCGTCTGCTAAAGTTTCAGAAAAATCAGGTCCGATATTATTTGTGGAATTTACAAATTCGAGAATTAAGGGTAAACTTTGTGCAGAAACTAGTTTGCCACCAAGAGGAATATCTAGTGTTTTAACGGGTGTTTTTAATGTAGGATTATATATTATTTCATGTATTTCTTTAGATAGCTTTTGAATTTCAGCCTGCGTCTCTGCGGAAAAATCAGACCAATATTTATGCCCTTGACCTCCGCGAATAATTGCACGAGCAGCGATGCAATTTCCTTTTTTTCTTGACTCTAAAATTTTCAATTCAGTCGGGTCAATTTTTGAAGGCTGTTGGTTGATTTTAAAAAATGATTTTTCGGCCTTTTTTGCATCACCATCCACCCATTGAACCTGAATTGAATATGCACCTAAATTTTTTGCCTTTTG
The Flexibacter flexilis DSM 6793 DNA segment above includes these coding regions:
- a CDS encoding GmrSD restriction endonuclease domain-containing protein; this encodes MAKVNLDAIIPREDFEVIGNQNSMNLFNSISISNFTGGFFYPFLRKPDFQRETNEWDAKKILEFIESYINGELIPAIILWRNNSGLYFVIDGAHRLSALISWIKDDYGDGEISKKFYGDSISDEHKEIAEKTRSLINKKIGRYIDIIEAPNKEKPNEALIQKAKNLGAYSIQVQWVDGDAKKAEKSFFKINQQPSKIDPTELKILESRKKGNCIAARAIIRGGQGHKYWSDFSAETQAEIQKLSKEIHEIIYNPTLKTPVKTLDIPLGGKLVSAQSLPLILEFVNSTNNIGPDFSETLADDLDGSETIKYLKSARKIAWRINSVHPSSLGLHPIVYFYSNEGKHKPASFYYTLAFIKELDKKNKYNDFIKVRRKFEDFLLNYDYLIQQMTRKYRGAYAAIPHVVDLYIEMMNLLSQNLDINKSVDEIIKLPKFNYLTLSALTEEKEIFNNFTTESKSEVFIKEAIKNGLRCGICDGFIHKNAMTIDHITRKEDGGKGSADNGQLTHPYCNTTYKN
- a CDS encoding toxin-antitoxin system YwqK family antitoxin; this translates as MTRIKFLILVWLVLPFALQAQYSFLPETAWTAEGKTLAGKKEGTWRYFDASKVLRLLINYKSDAYYGQCVSYTPAGVVACEAEFVSGFRNGRYKENYPDGKPQLNTMYMLNELEGEYTAYYPNGNISEKGRYKDSIRTDEWTTYYQDGKRRTNGSYYNGLPDDVWTFYYKNGQVQRREEWDRGLILNVLELNTEQGKKLEAGTLREGNGTIKQYSPEGVLLAERTCTNGVVSGKAFTYTDKGKVKTEVMYVKGKRQGTMKEFDASGNVIGQVQYIDDKEEGASKEFYPSGKVAAQGFYKDGEEDSTWTEYYETGETMSKTSYKKGEPDGKWTQYFVSGQIATQGSYKAGKKDGLWQIFYESGKVYETGNFVNGKKSGTWKTYYDNGKLMSEGSFADGYADGIWKKYHPNGKKESEGRMVGGLETGLWREYTESEVLISEGNYNKGAEDGVWKSFYKNGKVMQEETWQNGKLVSVGELLSASGKPLDKGTFKDGNGTRKQYHQNGKLMSEGEYAAGVQTGTWKFYHDNGKLAGQGAFRSGSRDGLWKFYDIKGRIESEGYYINDEADGLWKYYDAKGKVRQTLSLKEPETR
- a CDS encoding Rpn family recombination-promoting nuclease/putative transposase → MSKKLIRFDWAVKKLLRNKANFVVLEGFLSELLFEDIKIQKILESESNQETDEDKYNRIDILTQNSKNELVIVEIQNTYEIDYFHRMAYGASKALTENLSLGQPYAEIKKVISINIVYFDLGQGKDYVYKGVTSFQGLHEKDLLQLSSKQKETFTKQNVSDIFPEYYIIKVNQFDDVAKDTLDEWVYFLKNSEVKDEFRAKGLSEAKEVLDIMRLDKEQQYGYSRYLDYLHVKASEALSLKVEAEDKVRKDEKSMIAKNLISLGSDNNFIEKATGLTVEQIEQLRNLKE